From a region of the Lathyrus oleraceus cultivar Zhongwan6 unplaced genomic scaffold, CAAS_Psat_ZW6_1.0 chrUn0207, whole genome shotgun sequence genome:
- the LOC127112960 gene encoding protein MAINTENANCE OF MERISTEMS-like isoform X1: MFVISFLKVQYNDFLYCLFLKDPKKFRQRSHPMPYPDPWCVPYIERAGFGHVMHVVNATIDAKFILALCERWRPETHTFHLPTGECTVTLEDVYMLLGLRIDGKPVTGNVQQPNQICVQMLGVDLVEGEGSAKARGQGIKLSSLQLYHDSITLTEESSEQEKVIKTRVYIMLLFGNLLFPEGTGNSINFMYLSLLGDIDRISTYSWGSAVLAFLYSSLCKNAQNEHCTFSGCAFLLQTWGWWRLPRLAPENPNDYSFPYATRFITTGLDYSLTPKNKIIFYRQLLDRLRAQDFIWRPYLGLEHQPNPEDAAVWTAKTAIMRFTTVEMHQSDRVKLQFGMHQDIPGPPMSMEPWHLKKVSHQWYAQNWKEFAKEFRKMWKDRAHYVLQFPVAPNEMKPTREYVEWYRANTNPEMIVSDPFYLDDPRMQQPYFQQQQPPQYSQQQQPPPYYQQQPPQPFYQQQPPPPYYQQQPPPPYYQQQQPQHMSTPQPNQQYIPQTQSQYHEDYQQQTQHSHHHQQSQHLPQYQSPYFHQSQHFQHDNFPSSSSPPPSPDTGIQEDYQQDYYTPQQTLHFGQPDSTLNYQRPQFEGAPSSSQFVPPRQSFEGAEGTRLSYSTEGTSTEPQRQAARGRVRARGGNREAPPPREPSRRVTRPPPCGSYKGPHHM; the protein is encoded by the exons atgtttgtaattagttttttaaaagtccaatataatgattttttatattgtttgtttttaaaggatcccaagaaatttcgtcaacgttcacacccaatgccttatccagacccatggtgcgtaccttacatagagcgtgcgggtttcggtcatgtaatgcatgtcgtaaatgccaccattgatgccaaattcattttggctctgtgtgaacgttggagacctgagacacacacctttcacctaccaactggtgaatgtaccgtcacattagaggacgtgtacatgcttttaggtcttagaatagatggtaagcctgtgaccggaaatgttcaacagcctaaccaaatatgtgttcaaatgttgggggtagatctggtcgagggtgaggggtctgccaaagcaaggggtcagggtattaaattatctagcctacaattgtaccacgactccataactttgactgaggaatcctccgaacaagaaaaagtcataaaaacccgggtttacattatgctattgtttgggaacttgctatttcccgaagggacgggaaatagcataaattttatgtacttgagtttgctcggggacattgatagaataagcacatatagttggggttctgcagtattagcattcctatatagctctttgtgtaaaaatgcacaaaatgagcactgtacattttctggatgtgcttttttgcttcaaacatgggggtggtggagattgccgaggctagccccagaaaatcctaatgactactccttcccctacgcaactag gttcattacaaccggactggattacagtcttacccccaaaaataaaattatattttatcgtcaactgttggatcgtctccgagcacaggat tttatttggaggccatatttgggattggaacatcaacccaaccccgaagatgcagctgtttggacagcaaaaacggccataatgcggttcaccactgtggagatgcaccaaagtgaccgtgtcaagcttcaattcggaatgcatcaagacatcccaggccccccaatgtccatggaaccttggcatctaaaaaaagtcagccaccagtggtatgcccaaaattggaaggaatttgctaaggagtttcgaaaaatgtggaaagaccgtgcccactatgttctacaatttccggtggcgcccaacgaaatgaagccgacaagggaatatgtggaatggtatagagcaaataccaatccagaaatgattgtgtctgacccgttctatttggacgatccccggatgcaacagccatatttccaacaacaacaaccaccacagtattcccaacaacaacaaccaccaccttattaccaacaacaaccaccacaaccattttaccaacaacaaccaccaccaccttattaccaacaacaaccaccaccaccatattaccaacaacaacaaccacaacacatgtccaccccccaaccaaatcaacaatacataccacaaactcaatcccaataccatgaagactaccaacaacaaactcaacattcccaccaccatcaacagtcccaacacctaccacaatatcaatccccctacttccaccaatcccaacacttccaaCACGACAATTTCCcaagctcttccagtcctccacctagccccgacacgggtatacaagaggactaccaacaggactactacacaccacaacaaacattgcactttggccaacccgattcaaccctaaactaccaaagaccacaattcgagggcgcacccagcagtagtcagtttgtcccaccgagacaaagcttcgagggcgcagaggggacccgtctttcctacagcactgaagggacttcgaccgAACCACAACGGCAAGCGGCAAGGGGGCGTGTTAGggcaaggggtggtaatagggaagcaccaccaccacgtgaaccgtctaggcgagtaactagacctcccccgtgcggatcgtacaagggaccgcatcatatgtga
- the LOC127112959 gene encoding uncharacterized protein LOC127112959, producing MPDFTTTIKRVVAIPIEILCNGLEGDHNGVLYAEFSFVPDDLLYTVLPNLEEFARQIVAHNYENRDILELNVRLSAITSIEEEEVDFRNQDDYGQAQQVVDLMEKLENCYPFSDSTEQCPICLEEFCIKSDLARTKCSHVFHKNCIGSWIQQCINRSSTYTCPLCRGLL from the coding sequence ATGCCCGATTTTACAACTACAATCAAAAGAGTTGTAGCGATTCCTATTGAAATTCTATGTAATGGTTTGGAAGGAGATCATAATGGTGTTTTATACGCCGAATTTTCTTTTGTGCCAGATGATTTATTATATACGGTTCTACCAAATCTTGAAGAATTTGCTAGGCAAATAGTTGCACACAACTATGAAAATCGTGATATATTAGAGTTGAATGTGCGTCTTTCTGCCATAACATCAATTGAAGAGGAGGAAGTAGATTTTAGAAATCAAGATGATTATGGTCAAGCTCAACAAGTTGTTGATTTGATGGAGAAATTAGAAAATTGTTATCCTTTTTCTGACTCAACCGAACAATGTCCTATTTGTTTGGAGGAGTTTTGCATTAAATCAGATTTAGCTCGTACCAAATGCTCTCATGTTTTTCATAAAAATTGTATTGGCTCATGGATTCAACAATGCATCAATCGCTCATCAACTTACACTTGTCCATTGTGTCGAGGTCTTCTATAA
- the LOC127112960 gene encoding protein MAINTENANCE OF MERISTEMS-like isoform X2, producing MSLLTMGQEHRGTRANIASFDPKKFRQRSHPMPYPDPWCVPYIERAGFGHVMHVVNATIDAKFILALCERWRPETHTFHLPTGECTVTLEDVYMLLGLRIDGKPVTGNVQQPNQICVQMLGVDLVEGEGSAKARGQGIKLSSLQLYHDSITLTEESSEQEKVIKTRVYIMLLFGNLLFPEGTGNSINFMYLSLLGDIDRISTYSWGSAVLAFLYSSLCKNAQNEHCTFSGCAFLLQTWGWWRLPRLAPENPNDYSFPYATRFITTGLDYSLTPKNKIIFYRQLLDRLRAQDFIWRPYLGLEHQPNPEDAAVWTAKTAIMRFTTVEMHQSDRVKLQFGMHQDIPGPPMSMEPWHLKKVSHQWYAQNWKEFAKEFRKMWKDRAHYVLQFPVAPNEMKPTREYVEWYRANTNPEMIVSDPFYLDDPRMQQPYFQQQQPPQYSQQQQPPPYYQQQPPQPFYQQQPPPPYYQQQPPPPYYQQQQPQHMSTPQPNQQYIPQTQSQYHEDYQQQTQHSHHHQQSQHLPQYQSPYFHQSQHFQHDNFPSSSSPPPSPDTGIQEDYQQDYYTPQQTLHFGQPDSTLNYQRPQFEGAPSSSQFVPPRQSFEGAEGTRLSYSTEGTSTEPQRQAARGRVRARGGNREAPPPREPSRRVTRPPPCGSYKGPHHM from the exons atgtcgcttcttaccatgggccaagaacacagaggaactagggcaaacattgcctcattc gatcccaagaaatttcgtcaacgttcacacccaatgccttatccagacccatggtgcgtaccttacatagagcgtgcgggtttcggtcatgtaatgcatgtcgtaaatgccaccattgatgccaaattcattttggctctgtgtgaacgttggagacctgagacacacacctttcacctaccaactggtgaatgtaccgtcacattagaggacgtgtacatgcttttaggtcttagaatagatggtaagcctgtgaccggaaatgttcaacagcctaaccaaatatgtgttcaaatgttgggggtagatctggtcgagggtgaggggtctgccaaagcaaggggtcagggtattaaattatctagcctacaattgtaccacgactccataactttgactgaggaatcctccgaacaagaaaaagtcataaaaacccgggtttacattatgctattgtttgggaacttgctatttcccgaagggacgggaaatagcataaattttatgtacttgagtttgctcggggacattgatagaataagcacatatagttggggttctgcagtattagcattcctatatagctctttgtgtaaaaatgcacaaaatgagcactgtacattttctggatgtgcttttttgcttcaaacatgggggtggtggagattgccgaggctagccccagaaaatcctaatgactactccttcccctacgcaactag gttcattacaaccggactggattacagtcttacccccaaaaataaaattatattttatcgtcaactgttggatcgtctccgagcacaggat tttatttggaggccatatttgggattggaacatcaacccaaccccgaagatgcagctgtttggacagcaaaaacggccataatgcggttcaccactgtggagatgcaccaaagtgaccgtgtcaagcttcaattcggaatgcatcaagacatcccaggccccccaatgtccatggaaccttggcatctaaaaaaagtcagccaccagtggtatgcccaaaattggaaggaatttgctaaggagtttcgaaaaatgtggaaagaccgtgcccactatgttctacaatttccggtggcgcccaacgaaatgaagccgacaagggaatatgtggaatggtatagagcaaataccaatccagaaatgattgtgtctgacccgttctatttggacgatccccggatgcaacagccatatttccaacaacaacaaccaccacagtattcccaacaacaacaaccaccaccttattaccaacaacaaccaccacaaccattttaccaacaacaaccaccaccaccttattaccaacaacaaccaccaccaccatattaccaacaacaacaaccacaacacatgtccaccccccaaccaaatcaacaatacataccacaaactcaatcccaataccatgaagactaccaacaacaaactcaacattcccaccaccatcaacagtcccaacacctaccacaatatcaatccccctacttccaccaatcccaacacttccaaCACGACAATTTCCcaagctcttccagtcctccacctagccccgacacgggtatacaagaggactaccaacaggactactacacaccacaacaaacattgcactttggccaacccgattcaaccctaaactaccaaagaccacaattcgagggcgcacccagcagtagtcagtttgtcccaccgagacaaagcttcgagggcgcagaggggacccgtctttcctacagcactgaagggacttcgaccgAACCACAACGGCAAGCGGCAAGGGGGCGTGTTAGggcaaggggtggtaatagggaagcaccaccaccacgtgaaccgtctaggcgagtaactagacctcccccgtgcggatcgtacaagggaccgcatcatatgtga